One Dictyostelium discoideum AX4 chromosome 3 chromosome, whole genome shotgun sequence genomic region harbors:
- a CDS encoding Rab GTPase produces MGNKISNYFLIGDTGVGKMKFIQGYSDDNYKYFLSDGSRFKLFSYDGFKIKLLLERYFDRPYGGGSNTTVYRKTQCFLLMIDVCDTDSLQSIKIWIREIVSLSKHGTPIIIIGNKIDLKEHRKFTSEQALELIEQIKDNLNIKMQIPYFEISSIQPDQSQYDRIFKQVYSLSNQRFYKPLININEGKNIVVEDFSKNDSIPNDDGIKKNRKSKIFKDILSIFK; encoded by the exons atgggaaataaaatatctaattattttt TAATTGGTGATACTGGAGTTggtaaaatgaaatttattcaaGGGTATAGTGAcgataattataaatacttTTTGAGTGATGGCTCGaggtttaaattattttcatacgatggatttaaaataaaattattattg gAAAGATATTTTGATAGACCATATGGCGGTGGATCAAATACCACTGTATATAGAAAAACTCAATGctttttattaatgattgatGTTTGCGATACTGATTCATTGCaaagtattaaaatttggataAGAGAAATTGTATCACTATCAAAACATGGAActccaataataattattggaaataaaattgatttaaaggAACATAGAAAATTTACAAGTGAGCAAGCtttagaattaattgaacaaattaaagataatttaaatataaaaatgcaAATTCCATATTTTGAAATCTCTTCTATACAACCCGACCAATCACAATATGatagaatttttaaacaagTTTATTCGTTATCAAACCAAAGATTTTACAAacctttaattaatattaatgaaggtaaaaatattgttgttgaagatttttcaaaaaatgattCAATCCCCAATGATgatggaattaaaaaaaatagaaaaagtaaaatttttaaagatattttatcaatttttaaataa
- the rsmN gene encoding small GTPase, whose translation MLSKQDYEHSIKILLSGDSGKSSFLNRAIDDIYFENNVYQCAPSLKFFNDPNSSRENKYYYKNLIYKLCFIYRYEYFQDRFRSIGNNPYRGARFNFILFNVCDQESFDNVPKYYFEAERYGKEDIHIILIGVGIDDIENRIIDYEVALDLANSNNTPYFEVNNKSPSPLEKEIYQRIIETAIGKVHDELNIQPPPSSKPSTPITTTTKTKGISGFLKKK comes from the exons ATGCTTTCAAAACAGGATTATGA acaCTCtataaagattttattatcaGGAGATTCTGGTAAAAgtagttttttaaatagagCTATTGATGatatatattttgaaaataatgtttATCAGTGTGCACcctctttaaaattttttaatgatcCAAATAGTTCTAGAGagaataaatattattataaaaatttaatatacaaACTTTGTTTT atttataga tatgaaTATTTTCAAGATAGATTTCGTTCAATAGGTAATAACCCCTATAGAGGTgcaagatttaattttattttatttaatgtatGTGATCAagaatcatttgataatgtccctaaatattattttgaggCAGAAAGGTATGGAAAAGAAgatattcatattattttaattggtgttggaattgatgatattgaaaatagaATTATTGATTATGAAGTTGCTTTAGATTTAGCAAATTCTAATAATACTCCATATTTTgaagtaaataataaatcgcCATCACCacttgaaaaagaaatttatcaAAGAATAATTGAAACTGCAATCGGAAAAGTTCatgatgaattaaatattcaaccTCCACCATCATCAAAACCATCAACtccaataacaacaacaaccaaaactAAAGGTATTTcaggttttttaaaaaagaaataa
- a CDS encoding Rab GTPase, translating into MCDYDFIFEFLVIGDCNVGKSSFVYQYCENFKTKIRSRERGDGNTFIPKLIRVDDKNCFLKFVKYYKRVNCLPNYRFINIADCIFILFDVCNRESFDNVGHYYNEILKYSSENLLITLIGCKADLLNREVDQNEALEFSKKHNIPYFEVNNFSPSEIEKNVYQQISQTILPELVNINSTTQPITENQHPPTKPHSPPIKNSFFKFWIKNK; encoded by the exons atgtgTGATTACGA tttcatatttgaatttttagtAATTGGTGATTGTAATGTTGGAAAATCATCNTTTGTATATCAATATTGCGAAAActttaaaaccaaaataaGAAGTAGAGAACGTGGTGATGGTAATACATTTATACCTAAATTAATAAGAgttgatgataaaaattgttttttaaaattt gttaaatattataaaagaGTAAATTGTTTACCAAATTAtagatttataaatatagCGGATTGTATATTTATACTATTTGATGTTTGTAATAGagaatcatttgataatgttggacattattataatgaaattttaaaatattcaagtgaaaatttattaattacatTAATTGGTTGTAAAgctgatttattaaatagagAAGTTGACCAAAATGAAGCATTAGAATTTTCCAAAAAACATAATATACCCTATTTTGaagttaataatttttcaccttcagaaattgaaaagaatgTTTATCAACAAATCTCACAAACTATTCTACCAGAActtgtaaatattaattcaactACTCAACCTATAACTGAAAATCAACATCCCCCAACTAAACCCCACTCTCctccaattaaaaatagttttttcaaattttggataaaaaacaaataa
- the rpl28 gene encoding hypothetical protein (S60 ribosomal protein L28) produces MSQDLVWSIIKKNNAFLKSSHGLTLSAEPGNLRNKNSLKYSGLARRTTIDVAAVNGKVVVSSKIVKKAAFPAQSKKTTTFSTVNTRKTARFVKTLATQYAPELRAAALGRLHRVQSALRSAKKAAARKAKKN; encoded by the coding sequence ATGTCTCAAGATCTCGTTTGGAGCATTATCAAAAAGAACAACGCTTTCTTAAAATCCTCACACGGTTTAACCTTATCTGCTGAACCAGGTAATTTAAGAAACAAAAACTCCTTAAAATACTCCGGTCTTGCCAGAAGAACCACCATCGACGTTGCTGCCGTTAACGGTAAAGTTGTTGTCTCATCAAAGATTGTTAAAAAAGCTGCCTTCCCAgctcaatcaaaaaaaaccACCACTTTCTCAACTGTCAACACCAGAAAGACTGCTAGATTCGTCAAAACTTTAGCCACCCAATATGCTCCAGAATTAAGAGCTGCTGCCTTAGGTCGTTTACACAGAGTCCAATCTGCTCTCCGTTCTGCCAAAAAAGCTGCTGCCCGTAAAGCCAagaaaaactaa